In Alkalihalobacillus sp. AL-G, the genomic stretch ATATCATTTGATTCAAGACACAAAAGGCATGGTGATTATATGATCGGGAAAACGTTCTTTCCTTTTTTGTTCGCAAAAACCTCAATGGCACTTGCAGACGTTTTGTACATAATGACAATCGTAACTTTTATTTTTCAATCTACCGGTTCAGCAACCTATGCAGCGATGTATCCCCTTTTTCAAATCATTGCGGGTCTTTTTGCGGGGTTTACGATCCCGTTACTTGTGGAACGATTTAAATTTAATCGCCTAGTGGGGATATTGGCATTGTTTAAGCCAGTAATGTTAGCTTTATTCACACTTGTTTTTCCCTATATTTCAACGAATATGTTTGCTTTATTGCTGTTTATACTATTCACCTCATTCGTATCAGGGTGGCTTAATCCGCTTTTAAACACAATTGTCCCAAAACTAGTTGATCACGATCGACTCGTCAAGGCGAACAGCTACCTGACGTTTTCAAATCATACTATTCAGTTAGCCGGTTATACATTTACAGGGATGATTGTTGTTGCGTTCGGCACAACGTTCACGTTAACAGCAACCACCATCCTTCAATTACTTGGAACCACCTTCTTACTCATTACTTTAAAATCACTTCAAGAGTTGCCTTCAAAAATGAAACAAGCCAATTGGGAGGCTTCAAAGGAAGGCTGGTTGCTTTTATGGAACAATAAGACGATCCGCATGATTACGACGATGGATGTAATTGAAGGAATCGCAGGTGCCATCTGGATCGGAGCGATCACACTTGTCTTCGTAAAAGAAGCATTAGGACAAGGGGCTGATTGGTGGGGCTACATCAATTCGAGTTATTACTTAGGTACGATTCTTGGGGGACTGCTTGCTCTTGTGATTGCTAACAAAGTACAAAAGCATCTTGTTTTAAGTATGGCGATCGGTTCGTTTCTATTCAGTGTCCTTACTTTTCTTTACGGTATCAATAGCACACCGTGGATTGCATTAGCCTTGTGTGTGTTCATGGGGCCCGCATATCAAATTCGCGATATTGCCCAGCAAACCGCTGTTCAAACGAGTGTGCCGACTGATGTATTGCCAAAAATTTATGCAGCCCGAGGAATCTTAATGTCCACCATAGTCGGTTTATCCGTCCTTCTTGTCGGAATTGTTACTGATTTACTTGGAGTCCGTATGGTTTATATTTTTGGATCAATATTGATCTGTACTTCTGCATTGCTGTCCTTTACGTTACTCCATTTGGAAAGAGCCCGACAGAAAGTGACTAATTCCGCTTGATAAGAAGTTGATAAAGTTCTAGATAGGAATGTACTGAATGATCTGCTTCCGCATACTTTTCATTTTGAAAAATGCACGTAGGGATTCCTAGCTTTTTTGCAGGAATCAAATCCAGTTTACGATCACCTACTACGAGGTTGATCGGATAATCTTCCATTATGTGCTCATACGCACGAACATCGGGTTTTCTCGGAAACTGATCCTCAACCCCTATGATCCTGGTAAAAAAGTGGGCTAGTTGATATTCGTTTAAAACCTCCAGGACAACCTCCCGTGAATTATGGGTGACAATGAAGTTACGATCGGCAAGCCCCAGCACTTTTTTTAGATCAGGAAAGGGCATGAATTCTTTTGGTTCAAGCTTGGCTTCCAGGTTCCGTATCTTCCTTATTTGGTGATCTGACAATTCATAATGCTCTATGGTGTGCGAAAAGGAAACCTTTAGATGTGAGAGAATTTCATCCTCAGAAATTCTTTCCCCTAAAACCTTTTTAAACAATGAAACAAACAGTTTATAGCTATCGACGATTGTTCCGTCAAAGTCCCAAAGTATATTCATTCATCAAGCCCCTCCAATAAGTCTTCGATTTATAATATGTATGGTAAATAAATGATGATTGTTGCAACGATGCTTATACTCCCGAAAAGGCACGTCCCAAGCAATAGCAGGGGTTAACGAAAATTTATAAACAGTAACCTGACCTGTCTCCTTCCCACTTAAATATTTCCCTGCTGCTTTCGCTGTATTTTCATAATTTCTGGACATTGCAGACAACCACCCTAATACAAAAAACAGTATGCTCGTCATGAACAATGTATCAATCAGCAACCAACCCGAACGAACCGATAATCCCCATGAAATCAAAAATTCAAGAATTATTGTGAATAATACTAGTGTTACCAATTTTGTACGTTCACCCATCATTTTTAAAAAAGCGTTCTTCAGCCCAATTCCCACCCTTTCCCCAAGTCAAAGCTATTAAGATTATAAGAACGATAAATCCGACACTGAATAATAATCTCACCATCACATTCCCCCTTGTATTTTCATACGACCGTTAACTGGAAAAGGTTTCAAATCAGAGAAGAGGAGTTTACTTTTTAAAACCGAATACATTTAATAGTGCGGATTTAGGGATCTTCTTAAGGCGCCCATGGAAAGGAGATAAATATCGTGACATTCCATATTGAAAAAATCAACTTGAATGACATTGATCAAATTGAAGTAGAACTAAATGCATTAAAGGACGAGCCGATCAATTCGGCCGTCGAGTTGAAAAACTGGCTAATAAAACAAACTGAACTTTACGATTCAATTGACGAAAGCTTGATGGGGCATTACATTCAGTTTCAATGTTTCAGCACTGATGAAAAAGTGAAAAAGGCTGTTGAGCATGATCAGCAGAAAGTCCAACCAATGCTAAAGCGTTATAAATATTTGCTTGATTTAAAGTTCATACAATCCCCGTTCGTGTCCGAGCTGGATTCTGCCTACTACAGCAGGCTGATTAAATTCAAAGAAAATGCGATGCGACTATACAACGAAGAAAACATCGAACTAGAAATCGAGGAAGACCGACTCGTAACGAAATATTTTGAATTGACTGGTTCACTCACTATTCAATGGGATGGTGAAGAAATTACAATTAATCAAGTCCGTCAGTACTTTGAAGATTCAAATCGAGATATAAGAAAAAAAGCGATGACGTTAATGTATGAAGCGTTTGCATCGATCGAGTCTGAACTTCAAAAGATTCTTAGCGAGTTAATACAGATTCGCGATAAAAAAGCAAAGAACAGTGGATTCGCCAATTTCAGAGATTATATGTTTGCGAAATATGAACGCTTCGATTACACACCTGAAGATTGCAAACAACTTGCCGAATCGGTCTCCAAGTATGTCGTTCCTTTTGCAGGAGAGCTAGAACAAGAACATAAGCGTGAAATCAATGTTGAAGACTACTGTCCGTGGGATCGACGAGCCGTCCCGACCGGCCAGGAACGATTAAAGCCTTTTGAAAAGACAGAGGAATTAATTGATGGTACTACCACTATTTTCAATCAGATGGAACCCGAATTTGCCAGCCTTCTTAAAAACATGGATGAAAAAGGTTCACTTGATTTAGGAAGCCGGAAAGGAAAATCCCAAGGTGGCTTTTGCGAATACTTGCCAGTTTCCAAGATGTCATTCATCTTTATGAATGCTGCGAAAAGCCATGATGATGTCATAACCTTGCTCCATGAAATGGGTCACTGTATCCACGACCATTTAAAAAAGGGTATTCCACTATCGAAATACCGTGAGATCCCGATGGAGTCAGCCGAGTTGGCAAGTATGTCTATGGAAATGTTAACGATGGACTATTGGAATGTTTTTTATGAAAATGAGGAAG encodes the following:
- a CDS encoding M3 family oligoendopeptidase, giving the protein MTFHIEKINLNDIDQIEVELNALKDEPINSAVELKNWLIKQTELYDSIDESLMGHYIQFQCFSTDEKVKKAVEHDQQKVQPMLKRYKYLLDLKFIQSPFVSELDSAYYSRLIKFKENAMRLYNEENIELEIEEDRLVTKYFELTGSLTIQWDGEEITINQVRQYFEDSNRDIRKKAMTLMYEAFASIESELQKILSELIQIRDKKAKNSGFANFRDYMFAKYERFDYTPEDCKQLAESVSKYVVPFAGELEQEHKREINVEDYCPWDRRAVPTGQERLKPFEKTEELIDGTTTIFNQMEPEFASLLKNMDEKGSLDLGSRKGKSQGGFCEYLPVSKMSFIFMNAAKSHDDVITLLHEMGHCIHDHLKKGIPLSKYREIPMESAELASMSMEMLTMDYWNVFYENEEDLLRAKRDQFKGVVGLVPYGMLIDQFQHWLYENPHHTIAERKEKFKELHKRFDGGQVNWDSYEKWIEDQWLIVLHIFEVPFYFIEYVIAQLGAVQMLMQYKDNPIQTLENYKKALSLGGTKSLPEVYETAGIRFDFSQDMIQTLMDFTRNELAQLKN
- a CDS encoding MFS transporter, with product MIGKTFFPFLFAKTSMALADVLYIMTIVTFIFQSTGSATYAAMYPLFQIIAGLFAGFTIPLLVERFKFNRLVGILALFKPVMLALFTLVFPYISTNMFALLLFILFTSFVSGWLNPLLNTIVPKLVDHDRLVKANSYLTFSNHTIQLAGYTFTGMIVVAFGTTFTLTATTILQLLGTTFLLITLKSLQELPSKMKQANWEASKEGWLLLWNNKTIRMITTMDVIEGIAGAIWIGAITLVFVKEALGQGADWWGYINSSYYLGTILGGLLALVIANKVQKHLVLSMAIGSFLFSVLTFLYGINSTPWIALALCVFMGPAYQIRDIAQQTAVQTSVPTDVLPKIYAARGILMSTIVGLSVLLVGIVTDLLGVRMVYIFGSILICTSALLSFTLLHLERARQKVTNSA
- a CDS encoding HAD-IA family hydrolase — encoded protein: MNILWDFDGTIVDSYKLFVSLFKKVLGERISEDEILSHLKVSFSHTIEHYELSDHQIRKIRNLEAKLEPKEFMPFPDLKKVLGLADRNFIVTHNSREVVLEVLNEYQLAHFFTRIIGVEDQFPRKPDVRAYEHIMEDYPINLVVGDRKLDLIPAKKLGIPTCIFQNEKYAEADHSVHSYLELYQLLIKRN